In one Pseudodesulfovibrio tunisiensis genomic region, the following are encoded:
- the corA gene encoding magnesium/cobalt transporter CorA codes for MLDFLKRLSVKEGLSPGSLVYSGVSREFTPSICLHAYTRDSLREYCVAPDAPIPEIGAEETSFLSLTGVHDADFIKRVGQWAGVHALALEDAMNTGQQTKLDWFDNALFVVLKVLIPGESGPGTTEHLALFLGQERVVAFQEGEDDTWTHVLRRLRTPGSRIRRYGAAYLFIALMDSVIDRHYAALGRINANAERIESELADRVTEAALTNLYHARREVILLGNVFTATRAVLDELARADTDLFPEDVLPYLMDVRDHARQVAEAAQTLQSLLTGMIELQISLAGMRMNNVMKVLTLVATIFIPLTFLAGIYGMNFEHMPELRWEYGYPALIALMAAIAVGLAAIFRIRRWF; via the coding sequence ATGCTTGATTTTCTGAAACGGCTCTCGGTCAAGGAAGGTCTGTCCCCGGGCAGTCTGGTCTATTCCGGGGTGTCCCGCGAATTCACGCCATCCATCTGCCTGCATGCCTACACGCGCGACTCCCTGCGGGAATACTGTGTCGCCCCGGATGCCCCCATCCCGGAAATCGGGGCCGAGGAAACCAGTTTCCTTTCCCTGACCGGGGTGCACGATGCGGACTTCATCAAACGGGTGGGCCAATGGGCCGGGGTGCATGCCCTGGCTCTGGAGGACGCCATGAACACGGGCCAGCAGACCAAGCTGGACTGGTTCGACAATGCGCTTTTCGTGGTGCTGAAGGTGCTGATTCCCGGCGAGTCCGGCCCGGGGACCACTGAACATCTGGCCCTGTTTCTGGGGCAGGAACGGGTCGTGGCGTTTCAGGAGGGAGAGGACGACACATGGACGCATGTGCTACGCAGGCTGCGCACCCCGGGTTCCCGGATCAGGCGTTACGGCGCGGCCTATCTGTTCATCGCGCTCATGGATAGCGTGATCGATCGGCATTACGCGGCCCTCGGCAGGATCAATGCCAATGCGGAACGCATAGAATCCGAGCTGGCGGACAGGGTCACGGAAGCCGCCCTGACCAACCTGTACCATGCCCGGCGGGAAGTGATCCTGCTCGGCAACGTGTTCACCGCAACCCGGGCCGTGCTGGATGAACTGGCGCGTGCGGACACGGACCTGTTTCCGGAGGATGTCCTGCCCTACCTCATGGACGTGCGCGACCACGCCCGGCAGGTGGCCGAGGCGGCCCAGACCCTGCAATCCCTGCTCACGGGCATGATCGAACTCCAGATTTCCCTTGCCGGAATGCGCATGAACAATGTCATGAAGGTGCTGACGCTGGTGGCCACCATCTTCATTCCCCTGACCTTTCTGGCCGGGATATACGGCATGAACTTCGAACACATGCCCGAACTCAGGTGGGAATACGGCTACCCGGCCCTGATTGCACTCATGGCCGCAATAGCTGTCGGGCTGGCCGCGATCTTCCGGATTCGACGCTGGTTCTGA
- a CDS encoding mechanosensitive ion channel family protein, which translates to MANTSSKAAGLLDSIFQWNSAQHPVEELLLTAGLFIAALILFSLLRKTLGNRLTAWAETHSEAMDSLALRQVLSAFFWLAVGIAVYVFFKAFPFAPRFMEMAGTGFLIYFTILGLSLGFGLLRFFLDVYLRRKGSSLKEHKGRAVLPVVKILIWLVAAMFILDNMGLKIGTILAGLGVAGIAVGFAAQAILGDLFSYFAILFDRPFRIGDFIFLSADVRGTIEHIGLKTSRIRSLDGEQIILSNSDLTGSRVKNYRRMFRRRVVFGFGVIYSTPHAELAAIPGYVREIINATPKASLERAHFARFGESSLDFEVVYYVLSPEYQDYMDVQQAINLALVKRFEEHGIDFAFPTRTLHHASPAPAEGAEENHA; encoded by the coding sequence ATGGCAAACACATCCTCCAAGGCCGCAGGCCTGCTCGACTCGATTTTCCAATGGAACAGCGCACAGCATCCGGTGGAAGAGCTGCTGCTCACCGCCGGACTGTTCATCGCTGCCCTGATCCTTTTCTCCCTGCTCCGCAAGACACTGGGCAACAGACTGACTGCCTGGGCCGAAACCCATTCCGAGGCCATGGACTCCCTGGCGCTGCGACAGGTCCTGTCCGCATTCTTCTGGTTGGCCGTGGGCATCGCGGTCTATGTCTTCTTCAAGGCCTTTCCGTTCGCGCCCCGGTTCATGGAAATGGCGGGCACCGGATTCCTCATCTATTTCACCATACTCGGCCTGTCTCTTGGATTCGGCCTGCTCCGGTTCTTTCTGGACGTGTACCTGCGGCGCAAGGGCTCATCCCTCAAGGAGCACAAGGGCAGAGCCGTACTGCCCGTGGTCAAGATTCTGATATGGCTCGTGGCCGCCATGTTCATTCTGGACAACATGGGGCTGAAGATCGGCACCATCCTCGCCGGTCTCGGCGTGGCAGGCATTGCCGTGGGCTTTGCAGCGCAGGCCATCCTCGGCGACCTGTTCAGCTATTTCGCCATCCTGTTCGACAGACCCTTCCGCATCGGAGACTTCATCTTTCTTTCCGCGGACGTTCGCGGCACCATCGAGCACATCGGGCTCAAGACCTCGCGCATCCGCAGTCTGGACGGAGAACAGATCATCCTGTCCAATTCCGACCTGACCGGATCACGGGTCAAGAACTACCGCCGCATGTTCCGGCGCCGGGTGGTGTTCGGCTTCGGTGTGATCTATTCCACGCCCCATGCCGAACTTGCCGCCATTCCCGGATATGTACGCGAGATCATCAACGCCACGCCCAAGGCCAGTCTGGAACGCGCCCACTTTGCCCGATTCGGGGAATCCAGTCTGGATTTCGAGGTGGTCTACTACGTGCTGTCGCCGGAGTATCAGGACTACATGGACGTGCAGCAGGCCATCAATCTGGCTCTGGTCAAGCGGTTCGAGGAACACGGCATAGACTTCGCCTTTCCCACCCGCACTCTCCACCATGCGAGTCCGGCTCCGGCGGAAGGCGCGGAGGAAAACCATGCTTGA
- the thrB gene encoding homoserine kinase: MPFPRLERDEKLRPCVTLVGMAGAGKSTLAPLLAERLGWGHLDTDQLMEAFYGLSLQSIMDTFGLKEFLRIEDNLVADLSLNRMVISTGGSVIYGKQAMNTLRTLGPIVHLEVGKSAFLERVGNGEGRGLAIAPGTSLLDLYNERQPLYRAVADITVHTDRDTPDQCADLILKHIEMP, translated from the coding sequence ATGCCCTTTCCCAGACTGGAACGCGACGAGAAGTTGCGTCCCTGCGTCACTTTGGTGGGCATGGCCGGAGCAGGCAAAAGCACGCTCGCCCCGCTTCTTGCCGAACGCCTCGGCTGGGGCCATCTGGACACGGATCAGCTCATGGAGGCCTTTTACGGGCTGTCCCTGCAATCCATCATGGACACCTTCGGGCTGAAGGAATTCCTCCGCATCGAGGACAACCTTGTGGCCGACCTGAGCCTCAACCGCATGGTCATTTCCACGGGCGGCAGCGTGATCTACGGCAAACAGGCCATGAACACGCTCAGGACCCTCGGCCCCATCGTGCATCTGGAAGTGGGGAAATCCGCATTTCTGGAACGCGTGGGCAACGGCGAGGGCCGAGGTCTGGCCATTGCCCCGGGCACGTCGCTGCTCGACCTGTACAATGAACGGCAGCCCCTGTACCGGGCCGTCGCAGACATCACCGTGCATACGGACAGGGACACCCCGGACCAGTGCGCGGACCTGATACTCAAGCATATCGAAATGCCATGA
- the pyrR gene encoding bifunctional pyr operon transcriptional regulator/uracil phosphoribosyltransferase PyrR — MKECGTILSEKEMSRTLERLAFEVYERHGEESGLAIIGIQRRGADLAERVKGLLDERLGRKVPLGKLDINFYRDDWTTNLELQPTINCTEIPFDIGNATVLLVDDVLYSGRTIRAALEAILDYGRPKRVELLVLIDRGHRELPIQADYVGKRVETHYNEHVNVLVSERDDEDRVCLVRS; from the coding sequence ATGAAGGAATGCGGCACCATACTGAGTGAGAAGGAAATGTCCCGGACTCTGGAACGTCTGGCTTTCGAAGTATACGAACGCCACGGCGAGGAATCCGGACTGGCCATCATCGGCATCCAGCGACGCGGCGCCGATCTTGCCGAGCGCGTCAAGGGCCTGCTCGACGAGCGGCTGGGCCGCAAGGTCCCTCTGGGCAAGCTGGACATCAATTTCTACCGCGACGACTGGACCACGAATCTGGAACTCCAGCCCACGATCAACTGTACGGAAATCCCGTTCGATATCGGAAACGCCACGGTGCTGCTCGTGGACGACGTGCTCTACTCGGGCCGGACGATCCGCGCCGCGCTGGAAGCCATTCTGGACTACGGACGCCCCAAACGCGTGGAACTGCTCGTACTCATCGACCGGGGCCACCGCGAACTGCCCATTCAGGCCGACTACGTGGGCAAACGCGTGGAGACCCATTACAACGAACACGTGAACGTACTTGTCTCGGAACGCGACGACGAGGACCGCGTCTGCCTGGTCAGGAGCTGA
- a CDS encoding IscA/HesB family protein, with amino-acid sequence MIEVTEAALSQLKGYFADKEATPVRVYLAAGGUAGPRLTLALDEPNDKDEAFEAGGFTFLIEKELMAQTGNVKIDMTYYGFTVDSENPVGGGGSCSSGGCSSGSCSCG; translated from the coding sequence ATGATCGAAGTTACCGAAGCTGCCCTGTCGCAGCTTAAAGGCTACTTTGCGGACAAGGAGGCCACTCCGGTCCGTGTGTACCTTGCTGCCGGCGGTTGAGCTGGCCCACGCCTGACTCTGGCTCTGGATGAGCCGAACGACAAGGACGAGGCTTTTGAGGCTGGCGGGTTCACGTTCCTTATAGAAAAGGAACTCATGGCCCAGACCGGAAACGTGAAAATCGACATGACCTATTACGGGTTCACCGTTGATTCCGAAAATCCGGTCGGTGGTGGCGGCAGTTGCTCTTCGGGCGGCTGCAGTTCCGGTTCCTGCTCCTGCGGCTAG
- a CDS encoding IscA/HesB family protein, with protein sequence MLTLTETAKDHLDAYFADKEKSDIRVYLASGGCSGVVLTLALDQRKDNDKVIEQGGYSFLINPDLLESTGHISVDASEYGFQVVSENKVGASGSCACSSGCACGC encoded by the coding sequence ATGCTTACCCTTACCGAAACTGCAAAAGATCATCTCGACGCCTATTTTGCCGACAAGGAGAAAAGCGACATTCGCGTATATCTTGCCAGCGGCGGGTGCTCGGGCGTGGTCCTGACCCTTGCACTGGATCAGCGCAAGGATAACGACAAGGTCATTGAACAGGGAGGCTATTCCTTTCTGATCAATCCCGATCTGCTGGAATCCACCGGCCACATTTCCGTGGACGCCAGCGAATACGGGTTTCAGGTTGTTTCCGAAAACAAGGTCGGTGCCAGCGGCAGCTGCGCCTGCTCCTCGGGCTGCGCCTGCGGCTGCTGA
- a CDS encoding aryl-sulfate sulfotransferase encodes MHTFSRYHYSALAALLLLMFAVPVHAYEALVGPTGVLKYDRDAAFEGYTLFDPGMGTTTYLIDMEGNVVHTWSHENKAGAHSQLLPNGHLLRASHLDKPATVGFGGEGGLLQEFDWDGNLVWQYRNFSDTSLQHHSFRRLANGNTLVLCWERKTNKEAIAKGRDPKAMPEGGLKLWDMTFKYTWVDYIQEVDRNGKVVWEWHVWDHIGTGPDEIDINWSLKGDRDVVELMDVIDWTHCNSVDVTPDNKHVILNSRNFGEFYVIDRKTGDIVYRWGNPSTHAAGKAPTFIDNGDQELFGAHHVSALENGHFLIFDNGWKAPEGNRSRAVEMDPKTGRIVWQYKSRLSNSFYSMYQGGAQRLPNGNTFITSTGQGHLIEVTGGKTPKVVWEFVNPIFGDEAHCLFDEGKQYASKSAMTPYDIANNYIHRAYRYGKDYPAFKGRNLTPGAYVCGDDCPRFYKTYKAGAVLTGGQAADEEDWEEEDGPTMHAY; translated from the coding sequence ATGCATACGTTTTCACGCTATCACTATTCCGCATTGGCAGCATTGCTGTTGCTGATGTTCGCTGTTCCCGTTCACGCATACGAGGCGCTCGTGGGCCCGACGGGCGTCCTGAAATACGACAGGGACGCCGCTTTCGAAGGATACACGCTTTTCGATCCCGGCATGGGAACGACCACGTATCTGATCGACATGGAAGGCAACGTGGTGCACACATGGAGCCATGAGAACAAGGCCGGTGCACATTCGCAACTGCTTCCCAACGGCCACCTGCTGCGCGCCAGCCATCTGGACAAGCCCGCGACCGTCGGTTTCGGCGGCGAAGGAGGACTGCTCCAGGAATTCGACTGGGACGGCAATCTTGTCTGGCAATACAGGAATTTCAGTGACACCTCGCTTCAGCACCACTCCTTTCGCAGGCTCGCCAACGGCAATACCCTCGTGCTCTGCTGGGAACGGAAGACCAACAAGGAAGCCATTGCCAAGGGCCGTGATCCCAAGGCCATGCCCGAGGGCGGTCTCAAGCTCTGGGACATGACCTTCAAGTACACCTGGGTCGACTACATTCAGGAAGTGGACAGAAATGGCAAGGTCGTGTGGGAATGGCATGTCTGGGATCACATCGGTACCGGCCCCGATGAAATCGACATCAACTGGAGCCTCAAGGGCGACCGCGACGTGGTCGAACTGATGGACGTGATCGACTGGACCCACTGCAATTCGGTCGACGTCACTCCGGACAACAAGCACGTGATCCTGAACTCGCGCAATTTCGGCGAATTCTACGTGATCGATCGCAAGACCGGCGACATCGTGTATCGCTGGGGCAACCCGAGCACCCACGCTGCAGGCAAGGCGCCCACCTTCATCGACAACGGTGACCAGGAACTCTTTGGCGCGCATCATGTCAGTGCTCTGGAAAACGGGCACTTCCTGATTTTCGACAACGGCTGGAAGGCGCCCGAAGGCAACCGCTCCCGGGCCGTGGAAATGGACCCGAAAACCGGCAGGATCGTCTGGCAGTACAAGAGCAGGCTGAGCAACAGCTTCTACTCCATGTATCAGGGCGGTGCGCAGCGTCTGCCCAACGGCAATACCTTCATCACCTCCACGGGTCAGGGCCACCTCATCGAGGTCACCGGCGGCAAGACCCCCAAGGTGGTATGGGAATTCGTGAATCCGATCTTCGGCGATGAAGCCCATTGCCTGTTTGACGAGGGCAAGCAGTATGCCTCCAAGTCCGCAATGACTCCTTACGACATCGCCAACAACTACATCCATCGCGCCTATCGCTACGGAAAGGACTACCCGGCCTTCAAGGGCAGGAATCTGACTCCCGGCGCCTATGTCTGCGGCGACGACTGCCCGCGCTTCTACAAGACCTACAAGGCTGGCGCCGTGCTGACCGGCGGACAGGCAGCCGATGAAGAGGATTGGGAAGAGGAGGACGGTCCCACCATGCACGCCTACTAG
- a CDS encoding ABC transporter substrate-binding protein: protein MLFLILAACDGNLPFTNAQRPIRVGGLIDLSGPGSAVGVPYAQGLRAGVEYINDTGGINGRPIHFDLRDTGYDVEQGVALYNAMVEADEPVCVQTFGTGLTDALVRLLRQDRIVAFSASYSAHLADPALAPYNFFTAADYSTQIRAALKYFREKWEQNRAPRLALSYPNSPYGRSPIPAARHYARELGYRIVGEFTASLSSTYATDGMLNLRNGKPDFVWAGGFTSSTAETLSAAGNLGMKSTFFTSIWGCDESLPRFAGKAAEGTFCNQAAAVYGQDVPGMPVILKYSANQPRPTHYIRGFVSSLVMAEGMRHAASAGKLNGETLKAALERLRDYDPMGLAPKISYFRDDHRPNMSIFLYEIVKGELNFVDEISLERRPDWLGK from the coding sequence ATGCTGTTCCTCATCCTTGCCGCCTGCGACGGCAACCTCCCCTTTACCAACGCCCAAAGACCCATCAGGGTCGGCGGGCTGATCGACCTGTCCGGCCCGGGGTCGGCCGTTGGCGTTCCCTATGCGCAGGGCTTGCGCGCCGGGGTGGAATACATCAACGACACCGGCGGGATAAACGGCAGGCCCATCCATTTCGACCTTCGCGACACGGGCTATGACGTGGAACAGGGCGTGGCCCTCTACAATGCCATGGTGGAAGCCGACGAGCCGGTCTGCGTCCAGACCTTCGGCACAGGCCTGACCGACGCTCTGGTCCGACTGCTCCGGCAGGACAGGATCGTGGCGTTCTCCGCATCCTATTCCGCCCATCTCGCCGACCCGGCACTGGCCCCATACAATTTCTTCACGGCAGCGGACTATTCGACCCAGATTCGCGCGGCTCTCAAATATTTCCGCGAAAAATGGGAACAGAACCGCGCCCCGCGCCTAGCCCTGTCCTATCCGAACAGCCCCTACGGCAGATCACCCATCCCTGCGGCCCGTCATTATGCCCGGGAACTGGGCTACAGGATTGTCGGGGAATTCACCGCCAGCCTTTCCTCCACATATGCGACGGACGGCATGCTCAACCTCAGGAACGGGAAACCGGATTTCGTCTGGGCCGGCGGCTTCACGTCCTCCACGGCCGAAACCCTCAGTGCGGCCGGAAACCTCGGCATGAAAAGCACGTTCTTTACCAGCATATGGGGATGCGACGAAAGTCTGCCCAGATTCGCAGGCAAGGCGGCCGAGGGCACGTTCTGCAATCAGGCGGCAGCGGTTTATGGTCAGGATGTGCCGGGAATGCCCGTCATACTGAAGTATTCCGCCAACCAGCCACGCCCCACCCATTACATACGCGGCTTTGTTTCCAGTCTGGTCATGGCCGAAGGCATGCGGCATGCGGCCTCGGCCGGAAAGCTCAACGGAGAAACCCTGAAGGCCGCGCTGGAACGATTGCGCGACTACGATCCCATGGGGCTTGCCCCCAAAATCAGCTATTTCCGAGATGACCACAGGCCGAACATGTCCATCTTCCTGTATGAAATCGTCAAGGGCGAGCTGAATTTCGTGGATGAAATCTCCCTGGAACGCCGCCCGGATTGGCTGGGAAAATGA
- a CDS encoding CBS domain-containing protein, producing the protein MFVGLKMLRDFVKVTPKTLVKDAQKTLEDSKLWMLLVVDEDDRLVGYVRKEDISAALPSIMTSLEKHELSYLMSKLTVGKIVRKDIQTVSPETEIEAAADMMYEMNLAGLAVVDENDALIGYINRNVMLDVLTEEMGYREGGSRITIEVADRSGVLYEVAGVIANMKLSIISTGTFFHNGRRIVVVRVDIEDPSPVAAALQERGYKLVGASDFMDAWS; encoded by the coding sequence ATGTTCGTCGGACTCAAGATGCTTCGTGATTTCGTCAAGGTCACTCCCAAGACCCTGGTCAAGGATGCCCAGAAAACGCTGGAAGACAGCAAGCTCTGGATGCTCCTTGTCGTAGACGAGGACGACAGGCTTGTCGGGTATGTGCGCAAGGAGGACATCAGCGCGGCCCTGCCGAGCATCATGACCTCGCTGGAAAAACACGAACTCAGCTACCTCATGAGCAAGCTGACCGTGGGCAAGATCGTCCGCAAGGACATCCAGACCGTTTCCCCGGAAACCGAGATCGAAGCCGCCGCGGACATGATGTATGAAATGAACCTCGCAGGCCTGGCCGTTGTGGATGAAAACGACGCCCTCATCGGGTACATCAACCGCAATGTCATGCTGGACGTGCTCACCGAGGAAATGGGCTATCGCGAAGGCGGCTCCCGCATCACCATCGAGGTGGCGGACCGCTCCGGCGTGCTCTACGAAGTGGCAGGCGTGATCGCCAACATGAAACTCTCCATCATCTCCACGGGCACGTTCTTCCACAACGGTCGTCGCATCGTGGTGGTTCGCGTGGACATCGAGGACCCGTCCCCTGTGGCTGCAGCCCTTCAGGAGCGCGGATACAAGCTGGTGGGCGCCTCGGATTTCATGGACGCCTGGTCCTGA
- a CDS encoding 4Fe-4S binding protein translates to MKHVLFSPRIFRFGLQTGFTLFCIYAGCRFALFLQWATGASETFVAKPGAVEGFLPISALLGFRQWLDTGQWDMVHPAGLTLFMAFMIMAFLARNGFCGHICPVGFVSSLLERLGKRLGLARALPKVVAVPLSLLRYAALGFFLFTILLGMDSAGVSQFLKGPYNLTADARMLQFFLSPSAFALSVIGALVLLTLMIRNFWCRFLCPYGALLGLIGCFSPMAVTRTPESCAHCSRCTSACPAGIDVEKGITIRSPRCIGCGECVSACPVDGCLSVTLAGRRRVHWMALGGTAVTVLLGFYVWAVTTGHWDVQTPASMLRRIYTLYLGGH, encoded by the coding sequence ATGAAACACGTGCTTTTTTCCCCCAGAATTTTCCGTTTCGGCCTGCAGACGGGCTTCACTCTGTTCTGCATATATGCAGGCTGCCGATTCGCCCTGTTTCTGCAATGGGCCACCGGCGCATCCGAAACCTTTGTGGCCAAACCCGGAGCCGTGGAGGGCTTTCTGCCCATCAGCGCGCTCCTCGGATTCCGGCAGTGGCTGGACACCGGGCAGTGGGACATGGTGCATCCGGCGGGACTCACCCTGTTCATGGCGTTCATGATCATGGCCTTTCTGGCCCGCAACGGGTTCTGCGGCCACATCTGCCCGGTGGGGTTCGTCTCCTCCCTGCTGGAACGGCTTGGCAAAAGGCTCGGGCTGGCTCGCGCGCTTCCGAAAGTTGTGGCCGTGCCCCTTTCCCTGCTGCGCTATGCGGCGCTGGGATTCTTCCTGTTCACCATTCTGCTGGGCATGGACAGCGCTGGCGTATCCCAATTCCTGAAAGGTCCGTACAACCTGACTGCAGACGCTCGCATGCTGCAATTCTTCCTGAGCCCGAGCGCGTTCGCCCTGTCCGTGATCGGTGCCCTCGTCCTGCTGACCCTCATGATCCGCAATTTCTGGTGCCGATTTCTGTGCCCGTACGGTGCGCTGCTCGGCCTGATCGGCTGTTTCTCGCCCATGGCGGTAACGCGTACCCCGGAATCCTGTGCGCATTGTTCGCGCTGCACTTCGGCCTGTCCCGCAGGCATCGACGTGGAAAAAGGCATCACCATACGCTCCCCGCGTTGCATCGGCTGTGGGGAATGCGTATCCGCCTGTCCGGTGGACGGCTGCCTTTCCGTGACCCTTGCTGGTCGCCGACGCGTGCACTGGATGGCTCTCGGAGGAACCGCCGTGACCGTGCTTCTGGGCTTCTACGTCTGGGCCGTGACCACCGGACACTGGGACGTGCAGACCCCGGCATCCATGCTCCGGCGCATCTATACCCTGTATCTCGGCGGGCACTGA
- a CDS encoding F0F1 ATP synthase subunit gamma, with product MDTLQALQKRIRTTTDLLGVVKTMKSLAAVNIRHFERAARSLEGYRDVVDKGWDVLFLSGGSVAPRRAGNQAVILAVGSDQGMCGSFNEVVLDAALKSAGSLRAEAQDVLFWSAGERMRAGLQDAGFEPERHFAMPGTLAGANESVETVSRALARWERSRAGNRFHTVFNSPTGLQGYEPRNVTVLPIARDAAKRPEWPSRCLPKAMNGAESLFAALFGQHLFVSLYGALARSLAAENAARLAAMQAAEKNIMEMRDALWADFRQTRQNTITGELLDIVSGFEAMTAEPGMDNAD from the coding sequence GTGGATACGCTCCAGGCCCTGCAAAAGCGCATCCGCACCACCACGGATCTGCTCGGCGTGGTCAAGACCATGAAGAGTCTGGCTGCGGTAAACATCCGCCATTTCGAACGGGCTGCTCGGTCGCTGGAGGGATATAGGGACGTGGTGGACAAGGGCTGGGACGTGCTGTTCCTGTCCGGCGGGTCCGTGGCTCCACGCCGGGCCGGGAATCAGGCAGTGATCCTTGCCGTGGGTTCGGATCAGGGCATGTGCGGCTCATTCAATGAAGTGGTGCTGGATGCGGCCCTGAAAAGCGCGGGCAGCCTGCGCGCCGAAGCACAGGACGTGCTTTTCTGGAGCGCAGGCGAACGCATGCGTGCCGGACTTCAGGATGCGGGATTCGAGCCGGAACGCCATTTTGCCATGCCCGGCACGCTTGCCGGAGCCAATGAATCCGTGGAAACCGTGAGTCGCGCCCTTGCCCGCTGGGAACGCAGTCGGGCCGGAAACCGCTTCCATACCGTATTCAACAGCCCAACCGGGCTTCAGGGCTACGAACCGCGAAACGTCACGGTTCTGCCCATTGCCCGCGATGCAGCAAAACGCCCGGAATGGCCGAGCCGTTGCCTGCCCAAGGCCATGAACGGCGCGGAATCCCTGTTCGCGGCCCTGTTCGGTCAGCACCTGTTCGTGTCCCTGTACGGTGCGCTGGCCCGATCTCTTGCCGCGGAAAACGCGGCTCGGCTCGCAGCCATGCAGGCAGCGGAAAAGAACATTATGGAAATGCGCGACGCACTCTGGGCCGACTTCCGCCAGACCCGCCAGAACACCATCACCGGCGAACTGCTCGACATCGTGTCCGGATTCGAAGCCATGACCGCAGAACCGGGCATGGACAACGCCGACTGA